From a single Hymenobacter sp. YIM 151500-1 genomic region:
- a CDS encoding M4 family metallopeptidase — MHHKYTPTLAGLLLCGLLGPGAQAQQQPSKTLAEDGSPVLVQLKGGNAYGLGNAQQALTEQLGLKSDDYMRRATAEIDELGFVHEKYSQFYKGIKVEHADYTVHAHQGKVESLSGHFKRITNLSVVPTLTEQVALQRALAFVGAQKYMWQDPAEEAGLKQQENNPAATYKPQGELVIVGDRRGGEGSANFDRPVLAWKFNVYAQQPMSRAYIYVDARSGEIVLQDAIIKHAAATGSFATRYSSTQSASTDSYNSSYRLRDYTRGNGVEIYNARKSNSLTGSVDFTDADNNWTEYNNTNVDNVALDAMWGAQATYDYWKTKHNRNSYNNAGAVIKGYVHFDDTPGDGKGMDNAYWNGSVMLFGDGYQQFKPMGALDVTAHEIGHAVCSSTAALVYQAESGALNEGFSDIWGACVESFKTTTKQTWLVGEEIVTQGVAARSMSNPKSLGQPAYYKGQYWFTNTGVYTQATDYGGVHINSGVMNHWFYILSVGKSGTNEGGYSYSVTGIGMDKAAKIAFRTESVYLTSTSTFANARTYSIQAATDLYGAGSAEVIATTNAWYAVGVGGAYGGATAAPVAYCASNGNDNNSGWIDLVNIGAINRSSGKDAGGYYNGTASSTSVAPGSSQTLYFSAGFATTGTAYWKIFVDWNQDKDFADAGELLGGGSNTSASTLNFTFTVPTTAKTGNTRLRVSMSSADQPSCGSFAYGEVEDYTLSVSSTTSTAFAGLGSGSSSNAATDQLEVYPNPVKDVLHLVLPANAAVTSVEVLDVHGRRVADLPYRADGQLNVSNLAKGMYTVAVSDGQRVFHQRFVKD; from the coding sequence ATGCATCACAAGTATACCCCTACCTTGGCTGGCTTGCTGCTCTGCGGCCTGCTTGGGCCCGGTGCCCAAGCCCAGCAACAACCCTCCAAAACCCTGGCCGAAGATGGCTCGCCAGTGCTGGTGCAGCTGAAAGGCGGCAACGCGTATGGCCTGGGTAATGCGCAGCAGGCACTAACCGAGCAATTGGGCCTCAAGTCCGACGACTACATGCGGCGCGCTACTGCAGAGATTGACGAGCTGGGCTTCGTTCACGAGAAGTACTCCCAATTCTATAAAGGAATCAAGGTAGAGCACGCTGACTACACCGTTCACGCCCACCAGGGCAAGGTGGAGAGCTTGAGTGGTCATTTCAAGCGCATCACAAACCTGAGTGTTGTGCCCACCCTCACGGAGCAGGTAGCCTTGCAGCGCGCCCTGGCTTTCGTGGGTGCACAGAAATACATGTGGCAGGACCCAGCCGAAGAAGCCGGCCTCAAGCAGCAGGAAAACAACCCCGCCGCTACCTACAAGCCCCAGGGTGAGCTCGTGATAGTGGGCGACCGACGCGGCGGCGAGGGCAGTGCCAACTTCGACCGCCCGGTGCTGGCCTGGAAGTTCAACGTGTACGCCCAGCAGCCGATGAGCCGCGCCTACATCTACGTGGACGCCCGCTCGGGCGAAATCGTGCTGCAGGACGCCATCATTAAGCACGCGGCGGCCACCGGCTCGTTTGCTACCCGCTACAGTAGCACCCAGAGCGCCTCTACTGACAGCTACAACAGCTCGTACCGCCTGCGCGACTACACCCGCGGCAATGGCGTTGAGATTTACAACGCCCGCAAGAGTAACAGCCTAACCGGCTCCGTCGACTTCACCGACGCCGACAACAACTGGACCGAGTACAACAACACCAACGTCGACAACGTGGCCCTCGACGCCATGTGGGGCGCGCAGGCGACCTACGACTATTGGAAAACCAAGCACAACCGCAACAGCTACAACAACGCCGGCGCCGTTATCAAAGGCTACGTGCACTTCGACGACACCCCCGGCGACGGCAAAGGCATGGACAACGCTTACTGGAACGGCTCGGTGATGTTGTTCGGCGACGGGTACCAGCAGTTTAAGCCCATGGGCGCCCTCGACGTGACGGCCCACGAAATCGGTCATGCCGTGTGCAGCTCCACGGCGGCGCTGGTGTACCAGGCCGAGTCCGGTGCCCTCAACGAAGGCTTCTCCGACATTTGGGGCGCTTGCGTGGAAAGCTTTAAGACGACTACCAAGCAAACCTGGTTGGTAGGTGAGGAAATCGTGACCCAGGGTGTTGCGGCTCGCTCAATGAGCAACCCAAAATCCTTGGGCCAGCCAGCTTACTACAAAGGCCAGTACTGGTTCACGAACACGGGCGTGTACACGCAGGCCACCGACTACGGCGGGGTGCACATTAACAGCGGGGTGATGAACCACTGGTTCTACATCCTGAGCGTGGGCAAGAGCGGCACCAACGAAGGCGGCTACTCCTACAGCGTCACCGGCATCGGCATGGACAAAGCGGCTAAAATTGCCTTCCGTACCGAAAGCGTGTACCTGACTTCAACCAGTACCTTCGCCAATGCCCGCACTTATTCCATTCAGGCCGCTACCGACCTGTACGGCGCCGGCTCGGCCGAGGTAATTGCCACCACCAACGCCTGGTACGCTGTGGGCGTGGGCGGTGCTTACGGCGGCGCCACGGCCGCGCCCGTTGCGTACTGCGCCTCCAATGGCAACGACAACAACTCCGGGTGGATTGATCTGGTCAATATCGGCGCCATCAACCGTAGCTCGGGCAAGGACGCCGGCGGCTACTACAACGGCACGGCCAGCAGCACCAGCGTAGCCCCTGGCTCGTCGCAGACGTTGTACTTCAGCGCCGGTTTCGCTACCACCGGCACAGCTTACTGGAAGATCTTCGTCGACTGGAACCAGGACAAAGACTTTGCCGATGCCGGTGAACTGCTGGGCGGTGGCTCCAACACCAGTGCCAGCACGCTCAACTTTACGTTTACGGTGCCTACCACAGCCAAAACCGGCAACACCCGCCTGCGCGTGTCGATGAGCAGCGCGGATCAGCCCAGTTGCGGCTCCTTTGCGTACGGCGAAGTAGAGGATTATACGCTCAGTGTGAGCAGCACGACCAGTACGGCTTTTGCCGGCTTGGGCAGCGGCTCGTCGAGCAATGCCGCCACCGACCAACTGGAGGTCTATCCTAACCCTGTGAAGGACGTGCTGCACCTAGTGCTGCCTGCCAACGCTGCTGTAACCTCAGTGGAGGTTCTGGACGTGCACGGGCGGCGGGTAGCGGACCTGCCTTACCGGGCAGATGGGCAGCTGAACGTGAGCAACCTAGCCAAAGGCATGTACACCGTGGCCGTGAGCGACGGGCAGCGAGTGTTCCACCAGCGCTTCGTGAAAGACTAG
- a CDS encoding Ldh family oxidoreductase has protein sequence MTTTLPYSQLFTFTEAVFRGMGCPDDDATLATETLLSADLRGIDSHGVARLAGYVRLWEAGRINATPRVGVTYETPSTAVVDGDGGLGLVVGPKAMRVALDKARQVGSGWVSVKNSNHFGIAGYHAMQALAHDMIGLAMTNASPLVAPTYSLERLLGTNPIAVAVPAGQQPDFVLDMATTTAANGKLEVAQRKHLPIPDGWAQDATGVGSTDANAVKNGGALLPLGGATGSHKGYGLGAVVDIFSAVLSGANYGPWVPPFVAFLQPSENPVGQGLGHFFGAMRVDAFRPADEFKAHMDNWITTFRGARAVDGQHVLIPGDPERETAARRLLDGIPLLEPVLKDLEAVGARFGVKV, from the coding sequence ATGACTACCACTCTCCCCTACTCCCAGCTGTTCACTTTCACCGAAGCCGTATTCCGCGGCATGGGCTGCCCCGACGACGACGCCACCCTTGCCACCGAAACCCTGCTCTCGGCCGATTTGCGCGGCATTGACTCGCACGGCGTGGCCCGGCTGGCGGGCTACGTGCGCCTCTGGGAAGCCGGCCGCATCAACGCCACCCCGCGCGTGGGCGTGACCTACGAAACGCCTAGCACGGCCGTGGTGGACGGCGACGGGGGCCTAGGCCTGGTGGTGGGCCCCAAAGCCATGCGGGTGGCCCTGGACAAGGCCCGGCAGGTGGGCTCGGGCTGGGTGTCGGTGAAGAATTCCAACCACTTCGGCATTGCGGGCTACCACGCCATGCAGGCCCTGGCTCACGACATGATTGGGCTGGCCATGACCAACGCCTCGCCGCTGGTGGCGCCCACCTATTCGCTGGAGCGCCTGCTGGGCACCAACCCCATTGCCGTGGCCGTGCCCGCCGGCCAGCAGCCCGACTTCGTGCTCGACATGGCCACCACTACCGCCGCCAACGGCAAGCTGGAAGTGGCCCAGCGCAAGCACCTGCCCATCCCCGACGGCTGGGCCCAGGACGCCACGGGCGTGGGCTCCACCGATGCCAATGCCGTAAAAAACGGCGGGGCGCTGCTGCCGCTGGGTGGGGCCACCGGCTCGCACAAAGGCTACGGCCTGGGCGCCGTGGTGGATATTTTCTCGGCCGTGCTCAGCGGTGCTAACTACGGCCCCTGGGTGCCGCCCTTCGTGGCCTTTTTGCAGCCCTCGGAAAACCCGGTAGGCCAGGGCCTGGGCCACTTCTTCGGGGCCATGCGCGTGGACGCCTTCCGCCCCGCCGACGAGTTCAAGGCTCACATGGACAACTGGATTACCACCTTCCGCGGGGCCCGTGCCGTGGACGGCCAACACGTGCTCATCCCCGGCGACCCGGAGCGCGAAACCGCCGCCCGCCGCCTCCTTGATGGCATTCCGCTGCTGGAGCCGGTGCTGAAGGACCTGGAGGCTGTGGGAGCTAGATTTGGCGTGAAAGTGTAG
- a CDS encoding Ppx/GppA phosphatase family protein, with protein MHHRRLALIDMGTNTFHLLIVELPQGDELPVPTVLLRTKVGVKLGEGGISAGRIAPEAYARALHTLAAFQEEIELHQVTEVRATATSAVRVAQNGPELVQEIFEQTGIRVEVIPGDREAELIARGIRQAVPLGPEPHLLMDIGGGSVEFILASGTTIFWKQSFEIGAQRLLDKFFIQDPLPAAAVQAEQAYLAEVLAPLTAAVRQHRPVGLVGASGTFDTLCDLQAARAGYPELVGKAAPATDIALDSFRRSYELLLRLDHAGRLALPGMTPLRADMIVVACVLIDFVLTTYQLPHIIASAYALKEGLLAEMLGQ; from the coding sequence ATGCACCACCGCCGCCTGGCCCTGATTGACATGGGCACCAACACATTTCACCTGCTGATTGTGGAGCTGCCCCAGGGCGACGAGCTGCCGGTGCCCACGGTGCTGCTGCGCACCAAAGTGGGCGTAAAGCTGGGCGAAGGCGGCATCAGCGCCGGCCGTATTGCCCCGGAGGCCTACGCCCGCGCATTGCACACGCTGGCCGCTTTTCAGGAGGAAATCGAGCTGCACCAGGTAACGGAAGTGCGCGCCACGGCCACCAGCGCCGTGCGCGTGGCTCAGAACGGGCCCGAGCTGGTGCAGGAAATCTTCGAGCAAACCGGCATTCGGGTGGAAGTTATTCCCGGCGACCGGGAGGCCGAGCTGATTGCCCGCGGCATCCGGCAGGCCGTGCCGCTGGGCCCGGAGCCCCACTTGCTCATGGACATCGGGGGCGGCTCGGTAGAGTTTATCCTGGCCAGCGGCACCACTATTTTCTGGAAGCAGAGCTTTGAAATCGGGGCTCAGCGCCTGCTGGACAAGTTTTTCATCCAGGACCCACTGCCCGCCGCAGCCGTGCAGGCCGAGCAGGCGTATCTGGCCGAGGTGCTGGCCCCGCTCACGGCGGCCGTGCGGCAGCACCGCCCCGTGGGCCTGGTGGGCGCCAGCGGCACCTTCGATACCCTCTGCGACCTGCAAGCCGCCCGCGCCGGCTACCCGGAGCTGGTGGGCAAGGCCGCGCCGGCCACCGACATTGCGCTGGACAGCTTCCGGCGCAGCTACGAGCTGCTGCTGCGCCTGGACCACGCCGGCCGCCTGGCCCTGCCCGGCATGACGCCCCTGCGCGCCGACATGATAGTAGTGGCCTGCGTGCTCATTGATTTTGTGCTGACCACCTACCAGCTGCCCCACATCATTGCCTCAGCCTACGCCCTGAAAGAAGGCCTGCTGGCCGAAATGCTGGGCCAGTAG